GCTCTCAATCCAGGAGCCAACCAACGCGCAGTGGATTTACGGGCTGATTGGCTGCGCATCGCTGCTCGGCATCCTGTTCGTGCTCCCCATCGGCGGCGCCGACATGCCGGTCGTCGTCAGCCTGCTCAATTCGCTCTCCGGCATCGCCGCCGCGTTCACCGGTTTCGTGCTGATGAACAACGTGCTGATTATCGCCGGCTCGATGGTCGGCGCGGCGGGGCTCATCCTGACTTTCATCATGTGCAAGGCGATGAATCGTGAGCTGCGCGACGTGCTCTTCAAGGCGTTCGGCGGCAGCGGCGACCGCGAAACGGTCACCCGCACGAAAGTCGGCAGCGACCCCGACGAAGTCGCGATGCTCTGCGACGGGATTTCCAAGTGTATCATCGTTCCCGGCTACGGGATGGCGGTCTCGCAGTGCCAGCACCAGGTGCGCGAGTTCGCCGAAATTCTCGAGGCGCGCAATTGCGAAGTAAAGTACGGCATCCACCCGGTCGCGGGGCGCATGCCGGGCCACATGAACGTGCTGCTGGCCGAGGCGAACGTGCCGTACGAGCAGCTAATCGAGCTGGAGCACATCAACTCCGAGTTCGCCGACACCGACGTTGTGCTGGTTGTCGGCGCCAACGACACCGTCAACCCCGCCGCGCGCAGCGGCGAGGGGCCGCTGGCAGGGATGCCCATCCTCGACGTCGACAAGGCGCGCGTGGTCGTGATGGTCAAGCGCTCGCTCTCGGTCGGCTACGCCGGCGTCGACAACGACCTGTTCTACGAGGACAATACGATGATGCTCTTCGGCGACGGCAAGGAAATGATGACGCAGCTGGTCCAGGCGATGAAGGAGCTATAGTTCCCGCAGCACGGTTCCCCGCTCTTCGTCCAGCACCAGTTCCCACACATGGGGCAGGTGGTCCTTGACGGACTCGATATGCGTCACCAGGATGACCTGTCCGACTGACCGTGCCATGCGCTCGAGCCCTTCCAGCACCCGCCGCTGCCGCAGCTCGTCCTGCGAGCCGAGCACCTCGTCGAGCACCACCAGCCCCATCTCGGTCCCGGCGCGCTCGGACAGCAGCTGCGAGATGCTCAACCGCAAGGCGAGGCTGAATGCATCAGCCTCGCCGCCCGAGAAGCGGTCGAGCGAGTGCGCCTCGACCCCGTCGAACACCTTCAGGCTGTAGTCGCTGCCGTCAATCTCGACCTGCGTGTAGCGCCCGTCGGTGAGCTGCGCCAGCCGGCGCGAAGTGTGCGCCGCCAGCGTCGGGGCGATGCGGCTGGTGATGTGGGAGCGGAAGCCTTTCAGCAATTGCTCGAGCAGCCCAAACCGCTCCAGCTCCGCCTCGGCGTCGCCGATTTGCGCCTGTGCGCGCTCGACTCGCTCCAGCTCGGCCTGCTTCGCCTCCAGCTTCCCGGCGTGCGCCTTCAGCTCCCCGCGATGCCGTTCGAGCGCCAGCTTCGCCTCCGACAGCGCGGCCGCCACCGCCTCGCGCTGCTGCCGCGCATTGGCGTGCGCCTGCGGGTCGAATTCCAGCTTCGTGAGCGCCGCGTGCGCCGCTTCCTGCTCGGTGCGGGCCGCCTGCTCTCCCGTCTGTAGCTCGGCCAGCTGCTGCTCCAGCTCGGGCTTGCGCGCCAGTACCTGCTCAAGGTCGCGCAGCCGCGCCAGCTGCGCCGCGTGCTCCGCTTCCGCGCCACGCAGCTTCTCTTCCTGCTTGCCGAGCGCCGCCCTGCGGCTGGCGGTCGCCTCGCGAGTTTGCGCCAGCGCTTCGAGCGCCGCGCGCGTTTCCCGCTGTTGCTGCTCGAGCGCCCCGATTTCGCCCGCGATGCGCTCCATCAGCGCCGCGCCATGCTCGCCGAGCGGCCGCTCACAGGTAGGGCATTCGCTCTCGGCGCCCAGTTCGTGAATCTCTCGCAGGTGTTTTTGTCCGTTCACCAGCTCGCGGCCGTTGGCCGCGAGCGCGGCATCCAGCTTCCCCTTCCCGGCGGCGAGTTCCTGTAGCTCTTTTTCGACCGCAGCCTGCTTTTCCCGCAGCGCCGCCAGCTTCCCGGGAGCGTCGCTGGCAGCGGTCGCCGTGCGGAGCTCAACGGCTTCCTTTTCTTTTTTATAGCTATTGTCAAGAGATTTCTGCGCATTCTGCAGCCGCTCTCCAGCCAGTTTCAGCGCACTCTGCGCCGCGTCGCGACGCTTCTCGGCAGCGCGATATTGCTCGGCGTTCGCCTCCGCCTGCTCCCACGCCTTGACCGCCTGCGCGTCCTGTTGCGTGGCCGTTCCCAGCGCGGTTTCCAGCGGCTCGCCCGCCTTACCGAGCGCTGCCGAGCGCTCCTGTAGCGCGGCCAGCTCCGCCGCGAGCCGCGGCTGGAGCGGCTCGCCGTTGCGCGCGACTAGCTGGCTGCGCAGTCCCTCGAGCCGGTTGCCCAGGTCGCGCTTCTGCTGCCGCGCTCGCTGGCCCGCTTCCCTGACGTCGGAAATCCGCAATAGCCGCTCAACCGCCTGTCGCCGCGGCTCGCTCGACATGCTGACGAACTTGTCCAGCTCGCCTTGACGCGTGAAAATCGAAGCGTAGAAAGTCTGGTAGTCCATCCGCAGCAGTCGCTCGGCGACGTAGTCGGCGACCTCGCGCGCACCTTCGGCCAGTAGCTCGTCACCGCGCGCCAGCTCGGCGGTCGTCGATGACGGCTTCAGCACCCGTTCGAGCCGGAATGCCTCGCCGCCAAGATCGAACTCCAGCCGCACCCGACAGGGGTCGCTGGCGCCGATGGTGGCGACCGCCTCCGCCCGCGTGCGCACCGCTGGTGTCCCGTAGAGCGCCCACGCGACCGCCTCGAGCAGCGACGACTTGCCGGCGCCGTTGTGGCCGACGATGCCGAGCACCCCGTCGGGGAACTCCACTTGCAGGCGACGGATGGAACGGTAGTTGCGGATGGCTAGTGAGCGCAGCCTCACTGGTTGCCCCCGAGCAGTTCTGCGGCGTGCTCCAGCAGCCAGTCGCGGTCGGCCGGCTTTTGCAGGGGCTGGCCAGTCAGGTAGTCGCGGAACTCCTCCAGCAGCGTTCCCAGTTCGGGCGCCGCCTGTAGTTCGACGGTCGTGTCGCTGAACTCGGGGTTTAGCGCGTAGTTGATGGCGCCGCCCGCAGCATGCAGCAGCGCCCGCCGGTCAACCGTCGCCCACTCCTCACGCGAGACGTTCCAGATGCGCTGCCGGACTACCTTGTCGTCGGGGGCGGTCGCCTCGAGTTGTGCGAGCAGCCGCTCGGTCAGCCCCTCCCCGCCACCGCCAGCAGCTATGTCCTGGCAGTCATAACTTAATGTAACGAATTGTCGGCACGCAATTTCGTGGTGCTCGACCTGCGGGCCGGGCAGCTCGACGATAGCGTAGCCTTTCGGCTCTTTTTCCTCGGAGAAGGAGAAGCGTTCGTTGGAGCCGCAATACCAGGTGTTGTGCCCCAGCGCGGTGAATTCGTGGTAATGCCCTAGTGCGACGTAGTCCCAGCCGCCCTGTAGCGTCGCGTCGGGGAGTGCCGCCTGGTTCAGCTCGCTGTTGCGGAACTCCTTGATTCCGGAAACGGCGCCATGCGTGACGAGCAGGTTCAGCTCCGCGTCGGGGTCTGGCCGTGCCTCGCCGACGCGCTCCGCCAGCTGGCCCGAGTGCGCCACGGCCGTAACGAGCAGGTCGCCGATGGCGACCTGCTCGGGCTTCCCCGCGAAGAGCGGGTGGATGTTGGGAATCCGCCGTAAAAGCCGGAAGACGTGGCCGGTCTCGCGCAGCCGCGGCGTCTCGTGGTTGCCGGCGACGATGATTGTCGGGAGCCCCGCTTGCGAGAGCCGGTGCAGCCCCCCGAGCGCACGGTCGATGGCGCGGTTGCTCGGCCGCACCCGGTCGAACAGGTCGCCGGCGTGGATGACCACGTCCGGTCTGGCGGCGATGGCCGCCTCAATCAGCCGGTCCCACGCCGCGTAAACATCGGCCTCACGCAGGTTCAGCCCCGCGTCGGGTTCGCCTTCGGGGACGTGGCGGCTGTAGGCACGGTATCCCAAGTGGGTGTCTGCGCAGTGGAAAATCTTCACGGAGGGGCGAGCGTCCCGGGTCTATTAGGAATTCCGGCGGGCTAACCCTATTACGCGCCGCTCGCTCGCGACCCGTGGCGACTATCGTACTCGTCGAGCCGCAGCATCCCGGCAACGTCGGCGCCGTCGCGCGAGTGATGGCCAATTTCGGCTGCCGCGAGCTATTGCTGGTCGGTGGCTGCGAGATTGACGACGACGCCATGGCGCGTGCCAAGGCGGGGCGACCACTGCTCGAATCCGCGCGGCGCGTCGATTCGCTCGCCGAAGCGCTGGCTGATGCGCCGCTCTCGGTCGCGACCAGCGGCATCGTCCCCGAAGGTGACAGTCGCTGGCAGCGCGAGCCGCACTCGGTCCGGGAGCTGCCCGACTTGCTCGACGGCCGTGAGCCGGCGCTGGTGTTCGGGCGCGAGAATCACGGGCTTGACCGCACCGAGCTGGCGCTCTGCGACCTGACCGTGCAGGTGCCGACCAGCCCGGAGTATCCGGTCCTGAACCTGTCGCACGCCGTCGGAATTCTGCTCTACGAACTGTTCAGTCGCGACGTCTTCCAGCGCCCCTATCGCCCCGACCTGATTCCCCGTCGGGAAGTGGACCTGCTGGTCGAGCGCATCATGGAGGCGGTGCGGGCAAGCCGCTTCGCCGAGCGGCGGCTGCCGCGCGCCGAGACGACACTGCGCCGCATCCTGGTGCGAGGCGAGATTGACGAATGGGACTACGAGACGCTGATGGGGATGTTCAAGGAGCTGCGGCCCCTGCGGAGGCGAACGTGAGCTACGTGATGGTGACCGGGCCGATGGGCGCCGGCAAGTCGACGCTGATGCGTTCGCTGCCGGAGCAGGCATCCTTCGCGCCCCCGCCCGGCGTGCCGGAGATGTTCCTTGACCATGCCTGTAGCTGTCGCACCCTGCAACTCTACGAAATCGACGAGCCGACCGCGCTGGGCGCGCGCTGGGCCGATTGGCTGCGCGCAGCCGACGCGTTCCTGCTGATAGCAACCGCGGCGGCGGGACCGGAGTCGGTCGCGCCGCTACTGGCGCACCTGCGCGGGACCTGTCCCGAAACGCCCTGCCTGCTTGTCGCCAGCCGCTGGCCGGACGGCAGCCGCGAAGCGTGGGAATTGCCGGGCGTCAGTGCGTTCGAAATGCTCGCACCGGGCACGGTCCTCGACGAGGACCGCGCCCTTGCGGAGCCGGCCGATATCGAGCGCATACTCGCCCGGCTGCACAGCTTACTGGAGGGCGAGTGAAGCCGGCGCAGCAGCAGCAGGTGCTCGAGCTGCTGCTGCGGCTGGCGCGCGAGAGCCTGGGCGAGCAGGATTTCGCGGCGCTCTTCGACGGGGAGCCGACGCGCATCAGCGAGGTCACGCTGGCGCTGCGCGACAACGAGCCGTTCCTGCGGCTGCTGCGAAGCCGGTTGGCAGCGGTTTCCCGCGTGGCCGGGGCGCTCGAGCTTCCCGGGGCCGGGCGGCTGGCGGAGTGGCTGGGCGACGACTGCGACCCCTGCCTGGTTGACCGTGCTGTTGAGGGCTACGACCTGCTCTACCGCATCCTGCTCGAGCTGGACGAGCTGCTGCTCTGGACCGGCTGGCCGCTGCTCGGGACGCTCCACGACCCGGCTGCCGCCCTGAAAGAATAAATCCTTTTATGGGGGTCGACTGCGCCGTCGAGGCGTATGAAAGAGAAGGCAGTCTACTCGTTCGGCGGCGGCAGTGCCGACGGCGACGCGACAATGAAGAACCTGCTCGGCGGCAAGGGAGCCAACCTGGCCGAGATGGCACAGCTGGGAATCCCGGTCCCGCCTGGCTTTACGATTACGACCGAGGTGTGCAACTGGTTCAACGACCACGACCGCACTTACCCCAAGGCGCTCGACAGCAGCGTACGCAAGGCGCTCGCTGCCGTCGAAGCGGAGCTCGGGCTGGAGTTCGGCGACCCCGCACAGCCACTGCTCGTCTCTGTGCGCTCCGGCGCCCGTGCGTCGATGCCGGGGATGATGGAGACGGTGCTCAACGTCGGGCTGAACGACGAGACGCGCGAAGGGCTGATTGCGGAGAGCGGCGACGCGCGCTTCGTCTACGACGCGCAGCGGCGGCTAATCCAGATGTATTCCGATGTGGTGATGGAAAAGGCGGCTGGAATCGAGCCGGCCGAAGGCGAAGGTATTCGGGCGCAGCTGGAGCACGAGCTGGAAAAGTTCAAGGAAAAGCGGGGCGTCACCGACGACACCGACCTTTCAGCAGACGACTTGAAGTTACTCGTAGTTACGTACCGGGCTAAAGTCCTGGAAGTCCTCGGGAAGGAGTTCCCGGAGGACCCGTGGGAGCAGCTCTGGGGCGCGATTACCGCTGTCTTCCTGTCGTGGAACGGCAAGCGCGCCATTGCCTACCGGAGTATCGAGGGACTGCCCGACGAGTGGGGCACCGCGGTCAACGTGCAGGCGATGGTTTTCGGCAACCTTGGCGAGGAATCGGCGACCGGCGTTGCGTTCACCCGCAACCCCGCCACCGGCGAGAACGCCTTCTACGGCGAGTGGCTGGCGCAGGCGCAGGGCGAGGACGTCGTCGCCGGCATCCGCACCCCCAATCCGCTCAACAGCCACAGCCGCACCGAGTATTCGGGCAATCTGCCCAGCCTGGAGGACGTGCATCCTGTCCCCTACGGCGAGCTGGATGAAATCCAGTGCTCGCTCGAGAAGCATTATCACGATATGCTCGACATCGAGTTCACCATCCAGTCCGGCCGCCTGTGGATGCTGCAGTGCCGCATCGGCAAGCGCAACGGCCCCGCCGCGGTGCGGATGGCGGCCGAGATGGAGCAGTCGGGGCAGATTTCGGCCGCAGAAGCGGTGATGCGCGTCACCCCGTCGCAACTCGACGAGCTGCTGCACCCTATCGTCGACCCCGATGCCGAGAAAGTGGCGACGCTGCTCGCGA
This region of Candidatus Poseidoniia archaeon genomic DNA includes:
- a CDS encoding NAD(P)(+) transhydrogenase (Re/Si-specific) subunit beta, translating into MIDAAIWDIGYLVAALLFILGLKKLSHPRTAPTGNLYGASGMLLAVIVTLARIEDSGTGIIGWELIIGGLALGAVIGTWMALRVEMTGMPEMVALFNGFGGGASALVALSEVLKRIDAGPGGDLLGGIPSDDTTLWVLWIAIGLAGLVGWITLSGSLVAMMKLKGGFSLPGGKWVRFPTWGPPWLNAVKVLLLIACFAFIWLSIQEPTNAQWIYGLIGCASLLGILFVLPIGGADMPVVVSLLNSLSGIAAAFTGFVLMNNVLIIAGSMVGAAGLILTFIMCKAMNRELRDVLFKAFGGSGDRETVTRTKVGSDPDEVAMLCDGISKCIIVPGYGMAVSQCQHQVREFAEILEARNCEVKYGIHPVAGRMPGHMNVLLAEANVPYEQLIELEHINSEFADTDVVLVVGANDTVNPAARSGEGPLAGMPILDVDKARVVVMVKRSLSVGYAGVDNDLFYEDNTMMLFGDGKEMMTQLVQAMKEL
- a CDS encoding SMC family ATPase codes for the protein MRLRSLAIRNYRSIRRLQVEFPDGVLGIVGHNGAGKSSLLEAVAWALYGTPAVRTRAEAVATIGASDPCRVRLEFDLGGEAFRLERVLKPSSTTAELARGDELLAEGAREVADYVAERLLRMDYQTFYASIFTRQGELDKFVSMSSEPRRQAVERLLRISDVREAGQRARQQKRDLGNRLEGLRSQLVARNGEPLQPRLAAELAALQERSAALGKAGEPLETALGTATQQDAQAVKAWEQAEANAEQYRAAEKRRDAAQSALKLAGERLQNAQKSLDNSYKKEKEAVELRTATAASDAPGKLAALREKQAAVEKELQELAAGKGKLDAALAANGRELVNGQKHLREIHELGAESECPTCERPLGEHGAALMERIAGEIGALEQQQRETRAALEALAQTREATASRRAALGKQEEKLRGAEAEHAAQLARLRDLEQVLARKPELEQQLAELQTGEQAARTEQEAAHAALTKLEFDPQAHANARQQREAVAAALSEAKLALERHRGELKAHAGKLEAKQAELERVERAQAQIGDAEAELERFGLLEQLLKGFRSHITSRIAPTLAAHTSRRLAQLTDGRYTQVEIDGSDYSLKVFDGVEAHSLDRFSGGEADAFSLALRLSISQLLSERAGTEMGLVVLDEVLGSQDELRQRRVLEGLERMARSVGQVILVTHIESVKDHLPHVWELVLDEERGTVLREL
- a CDS encoding exonuclease SbcCD subunit D, yielding MKIFHCADTHLGYRAYSRHVPEGEPDAGLNLREADVYAAWDRLIEAAIAARPDVVIHAGDLFDRVRPSNRAIDRALGGLHRLSQAGLPTIIVAGNHETPRLRETGHVFRLLRRIPNIHPLFAGKPEQVAIGDLLVTAVAHSGQLAERVGEARPDPDAELNLLVTHGAVSGIKEFRNSELNQAALPDATLQGGWDYVALGHYHEFTALGHNTWYCGSNERFSFSEEKEPKGYAIVELPGPQVEHHEIACRQFVTLSYDCQDIAAGGGGEGLTERLLAQLEATAPDDKVVRQRIWNVSREEWATVDRRALLHAAGGAINYALNPEFSDTTVELQAAPELGTLLEEFRDYLTGQPLQKPADRDWLLEHAAELLGGNQ
- a CDS encoding TrmJ/YjtD family RNA methyltransferase, with product MATIVLVEPQHPGNVGAVARVMANFGCRELLLVGGCEIDDDAMARAKAGRPLLESARRVDSLAEALADAPLSVATSGIVPEGDSRWQREPHSVRELPDLLDGREPALVFGRENHGLDRTELALCDLTVQVPTSPEYPVLNLSHAVGILLYELFSRDVFQRPYRPDLIPRREVDLLVERIMEAVRASRFAERRLPRAETTLRRILVRGEIDEWDYETLMGMFKELRPLRRRT
- a CDS encoding ATP-binding protein; the protein is MSYVMVTGPMGAGKSTLMRSLPEQASFAPPPGVPEMFLDHACSCRTLQLYEIDEPTALGARWADWLRAADAFLLIATAAAGPESVAPLLAHLRGTCPETPCLLVASRWPDGSREAWELPGVSAFEMLAPGTVLDEDRALAEPADIERILARLHSLLEGE